A single window of Leclercia adecarboxylata DNA harbors:
- a CDS encoding molecular chaperone yields MKVKNLILLSVLVLLSSPVLADGVSIGGTRLIYLSSENEADISVENTNSDAPVLIQSWVSDIGDRNKSPFIVTPPLFRLDPGNTNALRVIQTSGHLVENKESLFMLNIKVIPENTSKSNENILQFAIKNQLKLIYRPVGLSGSSLEAAKNLHWSKNGNQLQAVNPSPYYVTVTSFTIGSQDVKTSVDHSILAPGGHEDYTVPAGSTAHNISWNTLDDFGAPQHFSASLAAR; encoded by the coding sequence ATGAAAGTGAAAAATCTGATCTTATTATCCGTTCTGGTACTATTATCCTCCCCGGTACTGGCGGACGGGGTTTCAATCGGAGGAACCCGTTTAATTTATCTTTCAAGCGAAAATGAAGCTGACATCTCTGTTGAGAACACGAATTCAGATGCTCCCGTTCTGATCCAAAGTTGGGTAAGCGACATTGGGGATCGGAATAAATCCCCCTTCATTGTCACACCGCCATTGTTTCGCCTTGACCCGGGAAATACTAACGCCTTACGGGTGATCCAGACCTCCGGTCATCTTGTCGAAAATAAAGAGTCGCTATTTATGCTCAATATCAAGGTGATTCCGGAAAATACAAGCAAGTCGAACGAAAATATCTTGCAGTTTGCGATTAAGAATCAACTGAAGCTGATTTATCGTCCCGTTGGCTTATCGGGCTCGTCGCTGGAAGCAGCCAAAAATCTGCACTGGAGCAAAAATGGCAATCAGCTCCAGGCTGTTAACCCATCGCCTTATTATGTCACCGTAACGTCATTTACGATTGGCAGCCAGGATGTCAAAACCTCCGTTGACCATAGCATACTGGCACCGGGAGGACATGAGGATTATACGGTTCCTGCAGGAAGTACTGCGCATAATATTTCCTGGAACACGCTGGATGATTTTGGCGCGCCTCAGCATTTCAGCGCCTCCCTCGCTGCACGTTAA
- a CDS encoding fimbria/pilus outer membrane usher protein has translation MNRWNIALYPYGYLLIAVWGYCQPTLAQPAFNMDLLEKNENLPPVDLSSFNAPHAQPEGHYLVNWMVNDVSIESPKDVAFHHDSHGTLVPCLTSADLRKAGVNPAVLARNMDTDKPAACLDLTKVLPDSRTTFDFQQQKLELSIPQALMSQHARGDVPVTQWDEGINAVELNYRYSGASQRDRQGGKENDNYLLMKNGANLGAWRLRSDGSLTSNSDEKTHWSSSATWLERDIVRWKSELTLGDAFTSGDVFEPIQVQGVGLASDDEMLPDSQKGFAPTIHGIAKSNARVTVRQNGYVLYQTYVTPGAFVINDLYPMANSGDLEVSVKESSGEVRRFYQPYSSVNQMQREGYLKYTLIAGRYAASGNTRQPLMTQFSLMRGFGHAVTGFGGFQAAEQYRNLSLGMGKGLGEWGALSLQLSTSDASTREAQGAGRAWQVQYTKGLEQLGTLVRVNAWRYSHARYASLADVSGDDSDDSDEENKKSTLQVTLNQTIASSLSLYLSLNQDSYWSTQGAQRTANMGISSEFHGVSWSLGYSDTHSSEQEDNDKVLSLSLSIPLAKFLPDSYVSYNTSSSQKKGATQTLGINGALLDDRSLSYSVEQSTDSQQGQSGDVSLGYTGSQGALNASYSEDSQMKRVSYGASGGVLLHRHGLVLSQEMDGPVILVNANGAGDVPLENQKTIRTNASGYAVLPFATAYHRNTVSLDSHALPANVDLSNSSVTAVPTKDAIVMAYFSARVGYKALFILQKNSQPLPFGTQVTALDNDMSEGIVANDGQVYLAGLRKAGRLKAKWGAAANQQCIARYDLSPVLTSSSPLILQQSLSCAS, from the coding sequence ATGAACCGCTGGAATATCGCCCTGTATCCTTATGGCTATCTGTTAATAGCGGTTTGGGGATATTGCCAGCCAACTCTGGCGCAGCCAGCGTTTAATATGGATCTGTTGGAAAAAAACGAGAATTTACCTCCGGTTGATTTAAGCAGTTTCAACGCTCCCCATGCCCAACCGGAAGGTCACTATCTGGTCAACTGGATGGTGAATGATGTCAGCATTGAATCACCCAAAGATGTCGCGTTTCATCATGATAGCCATGGAACGCTGGTTCCCTGTCTGACCTCAGCGGATCTGCGCAAGGCGGGTGTTAACCCTGCTGTTCTGGCGCGGAACATGGATACCGATAAGCCTGCTGCCTGTCTCGACCTGACGAAGGTGTTGCCAGACAGTCGAACCACATTTGACTTTCAGCAGCAAAAGCTGGAGCTCTCAATCCCTCAGGCGCTGATGAGCCAACATGCTCGCGGTGATGTCCCCGTTACCCAATGGGACGAGGGGATTAATGCGGTTGAGCTTAACTATCGTTATTCCGGTGCCAGCCAGCGGGATCGGCAGGGCGGAAAGGAAAATGACAACTATTTGCTGATGAAGAATGGCGCTAACCTGGGAGCATGGCGCCTGCGTTCGGATGGGAGTCTGACCAGTAATAGCGATGAAAAAACGCACTGGAGCAGTTCGGCGACCTGGCTGGAGCGCGATATTGTGCGCTGGAAAAGCGAGTTAACGCTGGGCGACGCCTTTACCTCTGGTGATGTTTTCGAACCGATACAGGTGCAGGGGGTGGGCCTCGCCTCTGATGATGAGATGTTGCCAGACTCTCAAAAAGGCTTTGCGCCCACCATTCACGGCATTGCTAAAAGTAATGCCCGGGTCACCGTTCGGCAAAATGGCTACGTTCTGTATCAAACGTATGTTACTCCGGGCGCCTTTGTGATCAACGATCTCTATCCCATGGCTAACAGCGGCGATCTTGAGGTATCGGTTAAAGAATCCAGCGGTGAGGTACGCCGCTTTTACCAGCCTTATTCTTCGGTAAACCAGATGCAGCGCGAAGGATATCTGAAATATACGCTGATCGCCGGGCGCTATGCCGCCAGCGGCAATACCCGTCAGCCGCTGATGACGCAGTTTTCACTGATGCGCGGCTTTGGCCATGCGGTCACCGGGTTTGGCGGCTTTCAGGCGGCAGAACAGTATCGCAATCTTTCGCTAGGGATGGGGAAAGGGCTGGGGGAATGGGGGGCGTTATCGCTGCAATTATCCACATCGGATGCCAGTACTCGTGAGGCGCAGGGCGCCGGGCGGGCGTGGCAGGTGCAATACACTAAGGGCCTTGAACAGCTCGGCACGCTGGTCAGGGTCAATGCCTGGCGCTACTCCCACGCTCGCTATGCTTCACTGGCAGATGTCTCTGGGGATGACAGCGATGATTCGGATGAGGAGAACAAAAAATCGACGCTTCAGGTGACGTTAAACCAGACAATCGCCTCAAGCTTGTCGTTATATCTCAGCCTGAATCAGGACAGCTACTGGTCAACACAGGGAGCGCAACGCACGGCGAACATGGGGATCAGCAGCGAATTTCACGGCGTCTCATGGTCCCTCGGTTACAGTGATACTCACTCTTCAGAGCAGGAAGATAACGACAAAGTGTTGTCACTGTCACTTTCGATTCCGTTGGCGAAATTCCTCCCGGACAGCTATGTCAGCTACAACACCTCCTCATCGCAAAAGAAAGGAGCCACCCAGACGCTGGGTATTAATGGCGCGTTATTGGACGACCGTTCTCTGAGCTATTCCGTGGAGCAAAGTACGGATAGCCAGCAAGGGCAAAGCGGTGATGTATCGCTGGGATACACCGGCAGTCAGGGCGCGCTTAATGCCAGCTATAGCGAAGATAGCCAGATGAAACGGGTCAGTTACGGTGCCAGCGGCGGCGTGCTGCTGCATCGGCATGGGCTGGTGCTCTCTCAGGAAATGGATGGCCCGGTGATATTAGTGAATGCGAATGGTGCGGGTGATGTGCCGCTGGAAAATCAGAAGACTATCAGGACAAACGCCTCCGGATATGCCGTACTGCCTTTTGCCACGGCCTACCATCGCAATACGGTTTCACTGGATAGCCATGCGTTGCCTGCCAACGTTGATTTATCCAACAGTTCGGTGACGGCGGTTCCCACAAAAGATGCCATTGTGATGGCGTATTTCAGCGCCCGTGTTGGTTATAAAGCGTTATTTATTTTACAAAAAAATAGCCAGCCGCTGCCGTTTGGCACTCAGGTAACAGCCCTTGATAATGATATGTCTGAGGGGATTGTCGCGAACGACGGGCAGGTTTATTTAGCGGGTCTTCGAAAAGCAGGGCGTCTCAAAGCAAAGTGGGGAGCCGCCGCTAATCAGCAATGTATTGCCCGGTACGATTTATCACCCGTACTGACGTCTTCTTCACCTCTTATTTTACAGCAGAGTCTTTCATGTGCGTCTTAA
- a CDS encoding fimbrial protein, producing MNSKSKFLFSGAILTLCFTGVPAHAHTVNFSGKIISETCQIADNSGNVNVNFGSVNMDTLKSHEQTTAQTPFQIHLTGCPTAQNVSIGLEGTPDTHAHGKADGVLAMNAGEGVAQGVGIEVYSSDDGSTQGTQLTFDHQVKTTAKQADGNGDITFGFLADLKSDSDVDVTAGNINATANIDINYE from the coding sequence ATGAATTCTAAGTCTAAATTTTTATTTTCGGGCGCTATCCTGACCTTATGTTTTACCGGTGTCCCGGCTCACGCTCATACCGTTAATTTTTCCGGTAAAATCATTAGTGAAACCTGTCAGATCGCCGATAATTCCGGCAATGTTAATGTGAATTTCGGTAGTGTTAACATGGATACACTGAAATCACATGAGCAAACCACGGCACAAACGCCGTTTCAAATCCATCTGACGGGGTGTCCGACGGCACAAAACGTCAGCATCGGTCTGGAGGGGACGCCTGATACCCACGCCCACGGCAAAGCTGATGGAGTACTTGCTATGAACGCAGGTGAGGGTGTGGCGCAAGGTGTTGGAATAGAAGTGTATTCCAGCGATGATGGCTCGACACAGGGCACACAGCTCACCTTTGATCATCAGGTAAAAACCACCGCCAAACAGGCTGATGGGAATGGGGATATTACTTTTGGTTTCCTGGCCGATCTGAAGAGTGATTCTGACGTTGATGTCACCGCCGGTAATATTAATGCAACAGCTAACATTGATATTAATTACGAATAG
- a CDS encoding DUF6691 family protein, which yields MMIISAFLCGLIFGVGLLISGMANPEKVLGFLDLSQAWDPSLAFVMIGAIAVGIVGFALVKGRERAFCGVPILLPKNNAVDRALLVGAILFGLGWGLAGICPGPSLILLGAGVGKGLLFVLAMLAGMWIVNRVRPS from the coding sequence ATAATGATAATTAGCGCATTTCTGTGTGGCCTGATTTTTGGCGTGGGTTTGCTGATAAGCGGAATGGCAAACCCGGAAAAGGTGCTGGGGTTTCTTGACCTTTCTCAGGCCTGGGATCCCTCTCTTGCCTTCGTGATGATAGGGGCGATTGCGGTGGGGATAGTTGGTTTTGCGCTGGTCAAAGGCAGAGAAAGGGCGTTTTGCGGAGTGCCCATCCTGCTGCCGAAGAATAACGCCGTAGACCGCGCGCTGCTGGTGGGGGCGATCCTGTTTGGTCTGGGCTGGGGGCTGGCGGGCATTTGTCCCGGGCCGTCCCTGATATTGTTGGGGGCGGGCGTCGGGAAGGGGCTGCTGTTTGTTTTGGCTATGCTGGCGGGGATGTGGATAGTTAACCGCGTTCGCCCCTCATAA